From one Triticum urartu cultivar G1812 chromosome 3, Tu2.1, whole genome shotgun sequence genomic stretch:
- the LOC125548512 gene encoding E3 ubiquitin-protein ligase At4g11680-like isoform X1, translating into MPAASSSAAATPAISRGGGRVSAFTMRAVARMSRARWFIFLRRVYQYQNGPRSDLGSNPFNSSGWLALELGVIVAQMVITTTVVATSPKERPAWPLRLWVCAYNVGNVLSLPLLYWRHRHSSATGRGDDPEMHGAGDALRNSSYLMNKARAFLELFFAMWFVMGNVWVFDARLGSFHRAPRLYALCIGLLAWNAVVYSLPFLLFLLLCCFVPVVGYALGYNMNSASVGRGASDEQLDALPRWRFKEPDVPRDREKDDQECCICLAQYREKEEVRQLPCTHMFHLKCVDRWLRIISSCPLCKQELS; encoded by the exons ATGCCGGCCGCTTCGTCGTCGGCCGCGGCAACGCCGGCAATCAGCCGCGGCGGCGGTCGGGTCTCCGCTTTCACCATGCGCGCGGTGGCACGCATGTCGAGGGCGCGCTGGTTCATCTTCCTGAGGCGGGTATACCAGTACCAGAACGGCCCGAGGTCCGACCTGGGCTCCAACCCTTTCAACTCGTCCGGCTGGCTCGCTCTCGAGCTCGGCGTGATCGTCGCGCAGATGGTCATCACCACCACCGTCGTGGCCACCTCCCCAAAGGAACGCCCCGCGTGGCCGCTTCGGCTCTGGGTCTGCGCGTACAACGTCGGCAACGTGCTCAGCCTCCCACTCCTCTACTGGCGCCACCGACATTCATCGGCCACCGGACGAGGCGACGACCCCGAGATGCACGGTGCCGGTGACGCTCTAAG GAACAGCTCGTATCTGATGAACAAGGCTCGGGCGTTCCTGGAGCTCTTCTTCGCGATGTGGTTTGTGATGGGCAACGTGTGGGTGTTCGACGCGCGGCTCGGGTCGTTCCACCGCGCCCCGCGGCTGTACGCGCTCTGCATCGGCCTGCTCGCGTGGAACGCCGTCGTCTACTCGCTCcccttcctcctcttcctcctgcTCTGCTGCTTCGTCCCGGTCGTCGGGTACGCGCTCGGGTACAACATGAACTCGGCCTCGGTCGGCCGAGGCGCCTCCGACGAGCAGCTGGACGCGCTGCCGCGGTGGCGGTTCAAGGAGCCCGACGTGCCGAGAGACCGCGAGAAGGACGATCAA GAGTGCTGCATATGCCTGGCGCAGTACAGGGAGAAAGAGGAGGTGAGGCAGCTGCCCTGCACACACATGTTCCACCTGAAATGCGTGGACAGGTGGCTGAGGATCATCTCCTCTTGCCCTCTCTGCAAGCAAGAGCTCAGCTGA
- the LOC125548512 gene encoding E3 ubiquitin-protein ligase At4g11680-like isoform X2, whose amino-acid sequence MPAASSSAAATPAISRGGGRVSAFTMRAVARMSRARWFIFLRRVYQYQNGPRSDLGSNPFNSSGWLALELGVIVAQMVITTTVVATSPKERPAWPLRLWVCAYNVGNVLSLPLLYWRHRHSSATGRGDDPEMHGAGDALRNSSYLMNKARAFLELFFAMWFVMGNVWVFDARLGSFHRAPRLYALCIGLLAWNAVVYSLPFLLFLLLCCFVPVVGYALGYNMNSASVGRGASDEQLDALPRWRFKEPDVPRDREKDDQVRSENGVPKRTARIHQTLAT is encoded by the exons ATGCCGGCCGCTTCGTCGTCGGCCGCGGCAACGCCGGCAATCAGCCGCGGCGGCGGTCGGGTCTCCGCTTTCACCATGCGCGCGGTGGCACGCATGTCGAGGGCGCGCTGGTTCATCTTCCTGAGGCGGGTATACCAGTACCAGAACGGCCCGAGGTCCGACCTGGGCTCCAACCCTTTCAACTCGTCCGGCTGGCTCGCTCTCGAGCTCGGCGTGATCGTCGCGCAGATGGTCATCACCACCACCGTCGTGGCCACCTCCCCAAAGGAACGCCCCGCGTGGCCGCTTCGGCTCTGGGTCTGCGCGTACAACGTCGGCAACGTGCTCAGCCTCCCACTCCTCTACTGGCGCCACCGACATTCATCGGCCACCGGACGAGGCGACGACCCCGAGATGCACGGTGCCGGTGACGCTCTAAG GAACAGCTCGTATCTGATGAACAAGGCTCGGGCGTTCCTGGAGCTCTTCTTCGCGATGTGGTTTGTGATGGGCAACGTGTGGGTGTTCGACGCGCGGCTCGGGTCGTTCCACCGCGCCCCGCGGCTGTACGCGCTCTGCATCGGCCTGCTCGCGTGGAACGCCGTCGTCTACTCGCTCcccttcctcctcttcctcctgcTCTGCTGCTTCGTCCCGGTCGTCGGGTACGCGCTCGGGTACAACATGAACTCGGCCTCGGTCGGCCGAGGCGCCTCCGACGAGCAGCTGGACGCGCTGCCGCGGTGGCGGTTCAAGGAGCCCGACGTGCCGAGAGACCGCGAGAAGGACGATCAA GTGAGGTCAGAAAATGGAGTACCAAAGAGGACAGCAAGGATTCACCAAACATTGGCGACCTAA